The Paenibacillus sp. MBLB1832 genome has a window encoding:
- a CDS encoding GNAT family N-acetyltransferase produces the protein METIRVTTMEQLKACFAVRFNVFVDEQQVPAHLEMDEKDESPQSCHHFLIQDGEIPVGAARWYEYQEGTAKLQRVAVIKAYRGRSLGKLLILAMEEQAKEQGCLYAILDAQCQAEGFYKQLGYKVISEEPFYDAGILHVRMKKSL, from the coding sequence ATGGAAACAATCCGCGTAACAACCATGGAACAGCTGAAGGCTTGCTTTGCTGTTCGTTTCAACGTGTTTGTAGACGAACAGCAAGTACCCGCACATCTAGAAATGGATGAGAAAGACGAGTCACCGCAATCCTGTCATCATTTCTTAATTCAAGATGGGGAGATCCCAGTCGGAGCGGCGAGATGGTATGAGTATCAAGAAGGTACAGCGAAATTGCAGCGGGTTGCTGTGATAAAAGCATATAGAGGAAGATCACTGGGGAAACTATTAATCCTTGCGATGGAAGAACAAGCCAAAGAGCAGGGATGTTTGTATGCAATTCTAGATGCTCAGTGTCAGGCTGAGGGGTTTTATAAGCAATTAGGGTATAAGGTGATCTCCGAGGAGCCTTTCTATGACGCGGGGATCCTTCATGTTCGAATGAAGAAATCCCTTTAA
- a CDS encoding IS3 family transposase — translation MSKKHFNHIEREQLTNNRYVLRVSEKSITYSDEFKRLFIDQYLLKRTPREIFELCGFHVEVLGLKRIEQCADRWKKAYEKDGIIGLADSRKEAVLRPSRRALSPDEIIARQEAKIRLLEAQLEYVKKSDRNERRLLANGENLNQSECFKLIQEAAQQGLGRMTRYFCQLLNVSRSGFYNYLNSADKRQKRALADEQAGALIKKAFNRKGYKKGSRSIKMTLENVYNTCYNLKRIRRLMKKFDLVCPHRKPNPYRLMAKATQEHRTLPNKLQRNFKKGIPGLVLLTDITYLPYGKSQTAYLSTILDASTGELLAHTLSESLHLPLATGTIETLMRQRRLKLHKDAFIHSDQGSHYTSPTYQKLLKTKGIGQSMSRRGNCWDNAPQESFFGHMKDHVKSLNCTTLVELQREVNRYVHYYNHHRYQWGLKKMTPVQYRNHLLSAA, via the coding sequence TGAAAAATCAATTACGTATTCAGATGAATTCAAACGTTTGTTCATCGATCAGTACCTGTTAAAGAGAACGCCTAGAGAGATATTTGAATTATGTGGGTTTCATGTGGAAGTCCTCGGGTTGAAGCGTATTGAACAGTGTGCAGATCGATGGAAGAAAGCCTACGAGAAAGACGGAATCATTGGACTTGCAGACTCACGTAAAGAAGCCGTGCTGCGTCCTTCAAGACGTGCCTTGTCGCCTGATGAGATCATTGCTAGACAAGAAGCGAAGATTAGACTTTTGGAGGCTCAATTAGAATACGTAAAAAAGTCAGACAGGAACGAAAGGAGGCTGTTAGCAAACGGGGAAAACCTAAACCAAAGTGAGTGTTTCAAACTGATTCAAGAGGCTGCCCAGCAAGGCTTGGGGCGAATGACACGTTACTTTTGCCAATTGCTTAATGTGTCTCGATCTGGGTTTTACAATTACCTGAACTCTGCGGACAAGCGCCAGAAGCGTGCGCTGGCGGACGAGCAAGCAGGTGCGCTCATTAAGAAAGCTTTTAACCGAAAAGGCTACAAAAAGGGCTCCAGATCCATTAAGATGACGTTGGAGAACGTATATAATACCTGTTACAACCTGAAGCGTATACGAAGGCTCATGAAAAAATTTGACCTCGTATGTCCTCATCGAAAGCCTAACCCGTATCGGCTTATGGCCAAAGCAACACAAGAACACCGCACGCTTCCCAATAAGCTACAGCGGAATTTCAAGAAAGGAATTCCAGGTCTTGTGCTGCTCACCGACATAACCTATCTTCCGTATGGCAAATCGCAGACGGCTTATTTGTCGACTATTTTGGATGCCTCCACAGGAGAGCTTCTAGCACATACCCTCTCCGAATCCCTCCATTTGCCACTAGCAACAGGAACCATTGAAACGTTAATGAGGCAGAGGCGTTTGAAGCTCCATAAGGATGCCTTCATTCACTCGGATCAAGGGAGCCATTACACGAGCCCGACCTACCAGAAATTATTGAAGACTAAAGGCATTGGACAATCAATGTCAAGACGAGGGAATTGCTGGGACAATGCCCCACAGGAGTCCTTCTTCGGTCATATGAAAGATCATGTAAAGAGCTTAAACTGCACAACTTTGGTAGAATTGCAACGAGAAGTTAACCGATATGTTCATTATTACAATCATCACAGATACCAGTGGGGATTAAAAAAGATGACTCCTGTACAGTACAGGAATCATCTCTTAAGTGCAGCATAG
- a CDS encoding CBS domain-containing protein, producing MNIAFFLLPKSEVITATPQATLRQTLERMEYHRYTAVPILSDQGHYVGTVTEGDLLWFLKNNAEQVGFDNAHRHVLAEVPLRVNNKPVHIHADMVDLIDLAKVQNFVPIVDDSDKFIGIVRRSEIIEYCAKQMLFKSASPSSS from the coding sequence ATGAATATCGCTTTTTTCCTATTACCCAAATCCGAAGTCATTACCGCGACTCCACAAGCTACCCTTCGTCAAACATTGGAACGCATGGAGTATCATCGATATACGGCCGTCCCTATTCTGTCTGATCAAGGTCATTATGTTGGGACCGTCACAGAAGGTGATTTATTGTGGTTTCTTAAAAATAATGCTGAGCAAGTTGGCTTTGACAACGCCCATCGTCATGTACTCGCGGAAGTCCCGCTTCGAGTTAACAATAAACCCGTTCATATTCACGCGGATATGGTTGATCTCATTGATCTAGCCAAGGTTCAGAATTTCGTCCCTATTGTAGATGACTCAGACAAGTTCATCGGAATTGTCCGACGAAGCGAGATTATTGAGTATTGCGCAAAGCAAATGCTTTTCAAATCGGCATCTCCTTCTTCGTCCTAA
- a CDS encoding ATP-binding protein, with translation MNINWVYYLYVILYSAYALYLDSVSNTLFFLTASCLFILSIRFPASLIATPWVQLVNVALIHVLGHSDLSYPLYLLALARHTYAEENQRKAWIFTTGYALTYLGIINLVQHAEPRLWMYGINCLLDFSAVTLLTQNVILRSGKSDRFRNERYLIAHKDSLTGLYNYEECHRRLEQLIHQEQPLVLLLIDCTDLKAMNTTGGFQAGNLVLKQMADLLQILFKDALFISRFGGDEFAVVMPHLTDRMTITSYQQKLDSELPKLTGIQNTYGIATFPKDAGSKDDLILHAEHDLFTKKRDSLIKREEQMQRSERLRVIGELASGMAHEIRNPLTTIKGFLQLSKASGYNIESWYSLIMDEINRMSDLTGEFLQFSKPHRTNFRTESLNECVLKVISLIESEAASSGHEIHFHELTDNIHMMMDQDKMIQLLLNMMKNACEAMVANGSIHMRLSRDQKNATLIIADNGPGIPNDQLDMIFHPFFTTKETGTGLGLSICYKIVQDHQGTLEVESELGKGTRFILTFPLAGSLHQEEDNLAVG, from the coding sequence GTGAATATTAATTGGGTTTACTACTTGTATGTCATTCTGTACAGCGCTTACGCGCTTTATTTAGATTCCGTATCCAATACCCTCTTTTTCCTGACTGCTTCTTGTTTATTCATTCTCTCTATCCGATTTCCAGCCTCACTTATTGCCACACCTTGGGTACAGCTTGTCAATGTGGCCTTGATTCACGTATTAGGTCATTCGGATTTAAGCTATCCCCTCTACTTACTCGCACTAGCACGTCATACATACGCTGAAGAAAACCAACGCAAAGCTTGGATCTTCACGACAGGTTATGCGCTCACCTATCTGGGGATTATCAATTTGGTACAGCATGCTGAACCACGACTGTGGATGTACGGGATTAATTGTCTTCTTGATTTCTCAGCCGTGACACTCCTAACGCAAAATGTCATATTACGTTCTGGGAAGTCTGACCGATTTCGCAATGAACGTTATCTGATTGCTCACAAGGATTCCTTAACAGGCCTTTATAATTACGAAGAATGCCACAGGAGACTGGAGCAGCTCATCCATCAGGAACAACCGCTCGTCCTTTTATTAATTGATTGCACGGATTTGAAAGCGATGAATACGACGGGGGGCTTTCAAGCAGGAAACCTCGTACTAAAGCAGATGGCGGACCTTCTCCAAATATTATTTAAAGACGCGTTATTTATTTCCCGCTTCGGCGGGGATGAATTCGCGGTGGTGATGCCGCATCTCACGGATCGCATGACCATCACCTCGTATCAGCAGAAATTGGATTCGGAACTCCCGAAATTGACGGGTATTCAAAATACATACGGCATCGCCACATTCCCTAAGGACGCGGGCTCCAAAGATGATTTAATTTTACATGCAGAGCATGATTTATTTACGAAGAAGCGGGATTCATTGATCAAAAGGGAAGAACAGATGCAACGCTCCGAAAGATTGCGTGTGATCGGGGAACTCGCTTCTGGGATGGCTCACGAAATTCGAAACCCCTTAACGACCATCAAAGGATTCTTGCAACTTTCAAAAGCAAGCGGTTACAACATTGAGAGCTGGTATTCGCTCATTATGGATGAAATTAATCGAATGAGTGATCTAACGGGGGAATTCCTTCAATTCTCAAAGCCGCATCGCACGAACTTCCGAACGGAATCCCTGAACGAATGTGTACTGAAAGTAATCTCTCTTATCGAGTCAGAGGCAGCAAGCTCGGGGCACGAAATTCATTTTCATGAATTGACAGACAACATACATATGATGATGGATCAGGATAAAATGATTCAATTATTGCTGAATATGATGAAAAATGCGTGCGAAGCGATGGTTGCCAACGGCTCCATCCACATGCGATTAAGCCGCGATCAGAAGAACGCGACTTTAATCATTGCAGATAACGGGCCAGGCATTCCGAATGACCAGTTGGATATGATTTTCCACCCGTTCTTCACAACGAAAGAAACGGGAACAGGTCTCGGTCTATCCATTTGTTACAAAATCGTACAAGATCATCAAGGTACTTTAGAAGTCGAAAGTGAACTCGGAAAAGGAACCCGATTCATTCTTACTTTTCCACTTGCAGGCAGTTTACATCAGGAAGAAGATAATTTGGCTGTGGGTTAA
- a CDS encoding MBL fold metallo-hydrolase, with amino-acid sequence MSLQIQMLGTGSAFAKSYYNTSALIHTTEHKLLIDCGSTTPKSLHELGIELDQIDGILISHIHADHVGGLEELAFRLYYQYKQKRTKLYVTEALATILWENTLKGGLYNPAEAFNNLHDYFEVVYVQEYEPFAISPELTIELIPTHHIIEKLNYSIFLNERIFYSADILFNAEFLINEVVATRNCHTIFHDCQLIGPGYVHTTLTELLTLPVHVQKLIYLMHYGDDMPSFIGRTGEMTFVQQHQTIQLPE; translated from the coding sequence ATGAGTTTGCAAATTCAAATGTTGGGAACTGGCAGTGCGTTTGCCAAGTCCTACTATAATACGAGTGCATTAATCCATACTACCGAACATAAGCTTCTCATCGATTGCGGATCAACGACCCCTAAATCTCTGCACGAGCTTGGCATTGAACTAGATCAAATTGATGGTATCCTCATTTCGCATATTCATGCCGATCATGTTGGCGGACTAGAGGAATTGGCCTTCAGACTCTATTACCAATATAAACAGAAACGAACGAAACTTTATGTGACGGAAGCACTGGCCACGATTTTATGGGAAAACACGCTGAAAGGCGGATTATATAACCCCGCGGAGGCATTCAACAACCTTCATGACTATTTCGAGGTTGTTTACGTGCAAGAATACGAACCCTTCGCCATTTCACCAGAACTAACAATTGAACTTATCCCTACCCATCATATTATCGAAAAGCTGAACTATTCGATCTTCCTGAATGAACGGATCTTCTATAGTGCAGATATTTTATTTAATGCGGAATTTCTCATCAACGAAGTGGTTGCTACTCGAAATTGTCACACCATTTTTCACGATTGTCAATTGATCGGGCCAGGTTATGTTCATACAACGTTAACAGAACTGCTCACCCTTCCTGTCCACGTTCAGAAGCTCATCTATCTCATGCATTATGGCGATGATATGCCGAGCTTCATAGGCCGTACGGGGGAAATGACGTTCGTGCAGCAGCATCAAACCATTCAACTTCCTGAATAG
- a CDS encoding divergent PAP2 family protein → MNRALTTAALGIGAAQVIKVPLTYMLSKKWDWSQMVQTGGMPSSHSCGVTALATYICLKRGYSAIDFAVSSVFGAVVMYDAMGIRRSAGEIAVEVNDLDEQVERLSRQHPGLYHAKRRKALKERLGHLPREVAAGALLGLAIGACSYLLERK, encoded by the coding sequence ATGAATCGAGCATTAACGACAGCCGCGTTAGGCATTGGAGCTGCTCAAGTGATCAAAGTTCCCTTAACGTATATGCTAAGTAAAAAATGGGACTGGTCTCAGATGGTCCAAACAGGAGGCATGCCAAGCTCACATTCCTGCGGTGTAACGGCACTTGCGACTTATATCTGCCTGAAAAGAGGCTATTCGGCTATTGATTTTGCAGTAAGCTCTGTATTTGGTGCTGTGGTTATGTATGATGCGATGGGCATTCGAAGATCCGCAGGGGAGATTGCCGTAGAAGTGAATGATTTAGATGAACAGGTGGAGCGCCTTTCAAGGCAGCACCCTGGCTTATATCATGCCAAACGCAGGAAAGCGTTGAAAGAACGTTTGGGCCATTTACCTCGTGAAGTAGCAGCAGGTGCGCTACTAGGGCTAGCCATTGGCGCCTGCAGTTATTTACTGGAGAGAAAATAA
- a CDS encoding alpha/beta hydrolase, whose protein sequence is MIRLVIVLVLLIVCLVLIVGVSTYVGWQLTHPKRKPVDDSPENYQLAHKDVKFLSRKEDVMLDGWYLESPYAPSGPKAMTVIFSHGYAGTRLEKGVPALALAEAIVKAGHHVLMFDFRNSGLSEGTTTTIGLLEKEDIHGAIDWVRSETDGVATICLLGFSMGGTASLLAAAEDKSIAGVITDSAFSQLGPYLKANLPVWSKLPRYPFTPLILTILPRLIGVNPDEVDALTALEEIAPRPVLFIHSEDDSAIPASNSIEMYKRFPDDFELWVTTKADHVGTFQLQSEAYIKRVLNFITKL, encoded by the coding sequence ATGATTCGTCTAGTCATTGTACTTGTCCTTCTAATTGTGTGCCTTGTTTTAATCGTTGGTGTTTCGACGTATGTCGGATGGCAATTGACGCATCCCAAACGCAAACCTGTTGATGATTCGCCAGAGAACTATCAGCTTGCTCACAAGGATGTGAAATTTCTTAGTCGTAAAGAAGACGTCATGTTGGACGGTTGGTACCTGGAATCCCCCTATGCGCCTTCGGGTCCGAAAGCGATGACGGTGATCTTTTCGCATGGTTATGCGGGAACAAGGCTGGAGAAAGGGGTCCCCGCCTTAGCGCTGGCAGAAGCCATTGTGAAAGCAGGGCACCATGTGCTCATGTTTGATTTTAGAAACTCAGGACTCTCCGAAGGGACGACGACGACAATTGGCTTGTTGGAGAAAGAAGACATCCATGGCGCTATCGATTGGGTCCGATCGGAAACGGATGGGGTGGCGACCATATGTCTCCTTGGGTTCTCCATGGGGGGCACTGCATCACTCCTAGCTGCCGCAGAAGATAAATCCATTGCAGGCGTCATCACAGACAGCGCCTTTAGCCAATTAGGTCCATATTTGAAAGCGAATCTGCCTGTCTGGTCAAAGCTCCCGCGCTATCCGTTTACTCCGTTAATCTTGACGATATTGCCAAGGTTGATCGGTGTTAATCCAGATGAGGTGGATGCACTTACTGCATTGGAGGAAATTGCGCCTAGGCCAGTGCTCTTCATTCATAGCGAGGATGATTCAGCCATACCTGCTTCCAATAGCATCGAGATGTATAAGCGTTTTCCAGATGATTTTGAGCTATGGGTAACGACTAAAGCAGACCATGTTGGCACATTTCAACTGCAATCCGAGGCTTATATTAAGAGAGTTCTTAATTTTATTACGAAATTATAA
- a CDS encoding superoxide dismutase family protein, translating into MKAVQNIVAASVGLLILTSCQSVQPTSLNEAASPPSTIAVSLIGTNNQSVGKAEFTAVQEGVYLNVQVTGLPPGVHGLHIHEKGACVAPTFDSAGAHFNPQMKEHGFMNPKGAHAGDLPNLIVDAQGNGHFSAVTKSVTLAPDQPNSLHKPGGVSVVIHEKADDLKTDPSGNSGKRIACGAVK; encoded by the coding sequence ATGAAAGCAGTTCAGAACATCGTAGCAGCCAGCGTGGGGTTGCTTATTTTAACAAGTTGTCAGTCCGTCCAACCCACCTCTCTCAATGAAGCGGCATCACCGCCTTCCACCATCGCGGTTTCTTTAATCGGAACGAACAATCAATCCGTAGGCAAGGCTGAATTTACAGCAGTCCAAGAGGGTGTATACTTGAACGTTCAAGTGACTGGACTCCCTCCTGGCGTACATGGGTTACACATCCATGAGAAAGGTGCCTGCGTAGCGCCAACATTTGATTCCGCAGGTGCTCATTTCAATCCGCAAATGAAGGAACACGGTTTCATGAATCCCAAAGGCGCACATGCCGGCGATCTGCCGAATCTCATCGTAGATGCCCAAGGTAATGGACATTTCAGTGCGGTGACGAAGTCTGTTACACTGGCGCCAGATCAACCGAATTCGCTCCATAAACCTGGGGGAGTTAGCGTTGTTATACATGAGAAAGCAGATGATCTGAAGACGGATCCGTCTGGTAATTCGGGCAAGCGCATTGCTTGCGGTGCTGTGAAATAG
- a CDS encoding alpha/beta-type small acid-soluble spore protein — protein MARSNTLVVQQAKAALDQMKYEVAQEIGVPLSPSGYNGNLLSRDAGSIGGNITKRLVQMAEQSLGGYKR, from the coding sequence ATGGCTAGATCTAACACTTTAGTCGTACAACAAGCAAAGGCAGCACTTGATCAAATGAAGTATGAAGTCGCTCAGGAAATTGGTGTCCCTCTCTCCCCTTCTGGTTACAACGGTAATTTGTTATCCCGTGATGCTGGCTCAATTGGTGGCAACATCACAAAAAGATTAGTGCAAATGGCTGAACAATCACTCGGCGGCTACAAACGCTAA
- a CDS encoding stalk domain-containing protein, translated as MKVQRIFTLMVAFFVLSTAAVVASSIWGEYKGFNIARVVVNNQTKEFGDSDVPPLIVDGKTVLPLRAMSEALQSLLRWEDSSKTAYLYKPNVHMFFTTEIRKDSSIVPFSVVERGEEANFYVFAQVDNLKTSINSVRVSIVSPSGSNVITPVEKSISDSKESFWLKVPVYGVSFDQSGTYVVKFAMKQDGSSEYTVVSEKQIQSE; from the coding sequence ATGAAAGTTCAACGCATTTTTACGTTGATGGTCGCGTTCTTTGTTTTAAGTACGGCTGCGGTGGTGGCCTCATCGATATGGGGGGAATATAAGGGATTCAATATTGCTCGTGTCGTCGTAAACAATCAAACCAAAGAATTCGGAGATTCCGATGTGCCGCCATTGATTGTAGATGGCAAGACGGTATTACCTCTTCGCGCGATGAGCGAAGCACTGCAATCTTTGCTGCGCTGGGAAGATTCAAGCAAAACAGCTTACTTGTACAAACCGAATGTCCATATGTTCTTCACAACAGAAATTCGTAAAGATTCTTCCATCGTTCCTTTTAGTGTTGTTGAGCGTGGGGAAGAGGCCAACTTTTACGTGTTTGCTCAGGTTGATAATCTAAAAACAAGCATTAACTCCGTTCGCGTTTCCATCGTCTCGCCAAGCGGCAGCAATGTGATTACACCTGTGGAAAAATCGATCTCGGATTCCAAGGAATCCTTCTGGCTGAAAGTTCCTGTATATGGTGTTTCATTCGATCAGTCGGGTACCTATGTTGTCAAATTCGCGATGAAGCAAGATGGCAGCAGCGAGTATACAGTTGTATCTGAAAAACAAATTCAATCCGAATAA